In Corvus moneduloides isolate bCorMon1 chromosome 3, bCorMon1.pri, whole genome shotgun sequence, one DNA window encodes the following:
- the LOC116442062 gene encoding glutathione S-transferase — MVGKPKLHYTKGRGKMESIRWLLAAAGVEFEEEFIETKEDLEKLRSDGVLLFQQVPMVEIDGMRMVQTRAILSYIAAKYNLYGKDLKERAWIDMYVEGTTDLMGMIMYLPFQPADTKEKNLALIIERATTRYFPVYEKALKDHGQDYLVGNKLSWADVHLLEAILMVEECKPDALSAFPLLQAFKGRISNIPTIKKFLQPGSQRKPPTDEKLVAVVRKIFNI; from the exons ATGGTGGGGAAACCCAAGCTGCACTACAccaagggaagggggaagatgGAATCAATCCGATGGCTGTTAGCAGCAGCTGGAGTTGAG TTTGAGGAAGAATTCATAGAAACAAAAGAAGACTTAGAAAAATTGCGCAGTG ATGGAGTCCTGCTGTTTCAGCAGGTGCCCATGGTGGAGATCGATGGGATGAGGATGGTGCAGACCAGAGCCATCCTCAGCTACATTGCAGCAAAGTACAACCTCTATGGGAAGGACCTGAAGGAGAGAGCCTG GATTGATATGTACGTGGAGGGAACTACAGACCTAATGGGAATGATCATGTATCTCCCTTTTCAACCAGCTgatacaaaagaaaagaatcttgCCTTAATCATTGAACGAGCTACAACCAGGTACTTTCCTGTTTATGAAAAG GCCTTAAAAGATCATGGACAGGATTATCTTGTTGGCAACAAATTAAGCTGGGCAGATGTCCATTTGCTGGAAGCCATTTTAATGGTAGAAGAATGTAAGCCTGATGCACTGTCTGCATTCCCTCTGCTACAG GCTTTTAAAGGAAGAATCAGCAACATTCCAACAATCAAAAAATTCTTGCAGCCTGGCAGCCAGAGGAAGCCACCAACAGATGAGaagcttgttgctgttgtgAGGAAAATATTCAATATCTAA
- the LOC116442063 gene encoding glutathione S-transferase-like, producing MSGKPKLHYFNGRGRMEPIRWLLAAAGVEFEESYLEKRDDLTKLQQDGYLLFQQLPMVEIDGMKLVQTRAIANYIATKYNLYGKDLKERALIDMYVEGMFDLNELLMYYVFQPADKKEQHFTNMMDKATNRYFPVFEKVLKEHGKDFLVGNQLSRADVQLLEIILMAEEFKPDILAKFPLLQSFKATISNIPTIKKFLQPGSQRKPPTREEDVSKVMKIFHS from the exons ATGTCTGGAAAACCCAAGCTGCACTACTTCAATGGACGAGGCCGAATGGAACCAATACGGTGGCtactggcagcagctggggttgAG TTTGAAGAATCTTACCTGGAAAAAAGGGACGATCTGACAAAGTTACAGCAGG ATGGATACCTGCTCTTTCAGCAACTGCCAATGGTAGAGATCGACGGGATGAAGCTGGTGCAGACCAGAGCCATTGCCAACTACATAGCAACGAAGTACAACCTCTACGGGAAGGACCTGAAGGAGAGAGCCCT AATCGATATGTATGTGGAAGGAATGTTCGATCTGAACGAGTTGCTCATGTACTACGTCTTCCAGCCAGCAGACAAAAAGGAGCAACATTTCACTAATATGATGGACAAGGCCACAAACAGATATTTCCCAGTCTTTGAGAAG GTTTTGAAAGAGCATGGAAAAGACTTCCTGGTTGGCAaccagctgagcagggcagatgTGCAATTACTTGAAATCATTTTAATGGCAGAGGAGTTCAAACCTGATATACTTGCCAAATTTCCTCTCTTGCAG agcttCAAAGCAACAATAAGCAATATCCCCACAATAAAGAaattcctgcagcctggcagccagAGAAAACCACCAACACGAGAGGAAGATGTATCCAAAGTGATGAAAATTTTCCACTCCTGA